Within the Thermosynechococcaceae cyanobacterium Okahandja genome, the region GCGAAGCCACCCTTGCCCAACTGCGGCAGGAGGCGTTGGCGCATCAGAGCGATTTAATCATGGGTATTGGTGGCGGTAAAGCCCTAGATACGGCAAAGCTGCTGGCGGATCAGCTTGAGCTACCGGTGGTCACCATTCCCACCACGGCGGCCACCTGTGCGGCTTGGACGGCTCTGGCCAATATCTATACCGAAGCGGGTGCCTTTGCCTACGATGTGCCCCTGCGGCGCTGCCCCGACCTGCTGATCCTCGACTATGGGGTGGTGCAGACGGCTCCCAAGCGCACCCTTGTGGCCGGTATTGGCGATGCGTTGGCCAAGTGGTACGAAGCCTCGGTGAGCAGCGGTCATCGTCAGGAGACGTTGATTGTGGCCGTGGTGCAGCAGGCGCGGGTCTTACGGGATCTCCTATTTCAGCAGTCCGTTGCCGCCCTCAATGAGGTGGGCAGCGCCGTTTGGCAGAATGTGGTGGATGCCACGACCCTGATGGCGGGGATGATGGGCGGGCTAGGGGGTGCCCAGTGCCGTACCGTTGCCGCCCATGCCATTCACAATGGCCTGACCCACGTGCCCCAGAGTAAAGGCACACTCCATGGGGAAAAAGTGGCCTACGGCATTTTGGTGCAACTGCGCCTAGAAGAACTGGTTCAAGGCAGTCAATTGGCCGCCAGTGCCCGTCAGCAACTGTGTCAGTTTTACGAGCAGGTGGGGTTACCCCTGAACCTCGCACAGTTGGGCTTGCAACAGGCCAGTTTAGGGCAGCTTCAGCAGGCGGCCACGGTGGCCTGCGCCCCCAATTCCGATATTCATTACCTGCCCTTTGCCGTGACACCGGAGTTGGTGCTAGAGGCGATGGTCTCCACCCAGGTGGGCTATACCCCTAAAGCCATGGATGGGAGTGCCTGCTAGATGGCATTGGATTGGATTGCCCCCGCCGATCGCCTTGGGGCATTGCCGCCTTATGTCTTTGCCCGTCTTGATGAGCTGAAGCTGCAAGCCCGGCAGCAGGGGTTAGATCTCATTGACCTTGGCATGGGTAACCCCGATGGCTCTGCGCCGCGCCCTGTCATCGAGGCGGCGATCGCGGCCTTTGAAGAGCCGAGCTACCACGGCTATCCACCCTTTGAGGGGACGGCGGTGTTCCGGCAGGCCATTACCCGCTGGTACTACCGTCGCTACAATGTGTCTCTGGATGCCGATGGCGAAGCCCTGCCCCTGTTAGGCTCCAAAGAAGGCCTCACTCATCTGGCCTTAGCTTACGTGAATCCGGGGGATGTGGTACTTGTGCCCAGTCCCGCTTATCCGGCGCATTTTCGCGGGCCCGCGATCGCGGGTGCCAGCATCTACCCCCTCATCCTCAAGCCAGAGAAGCAGTGGCTCATTGATGTCAGCGAGATTCCCACAGAAGTCGCGCGCCAAGCCAAGGTGCTGTACTTTAACTATCCCAGTAACCCAACGGCGGCCACGGCTCCCCGCTCTTTTTTTGAGGAGATTGTTGCCTTTGCGCGGGAGTACCAGATTCTGCTGGTTCATGACCTGTGCTACGCGGAACTGGCCTTTGATGGTTATCAGCCGACGAGCTTGCTGGAAATTGAGGGTGCCAAAGAGATTGGCGTTGAGTTTCATACCCTCTCAAAAACCTACAATATGGCGGGTTGGCGGGTTGGCTTTGTGGTAGGCAACCGCCACATTATCCAAGGCCTGCGGACGCTGAAAACCAATCTGGACTATGGGGTTTTTTCGGTGCTCCAAAAGGCTGCCGAAGTGGCCCTGAGCTTGCCCGATAGTTACTTAGCGTCTGTGTGCGATCGCTACCGGCAGCGGCGGGATTTTTTAATTCAGGGGTTAGGGGAGTTGGGTTGGCAGATTCCACCAACGAAAGCCACGATGTACCTGTGGGTGCCAACGCCACCCGGACTAGGTTCCACCGATTTTGCCCTGAAATTGCTTCAGGAAACAGGCGTGGTGGTCACCCCCGGCAATGCCTTTGGGGAGGGGGGGGAAGGCTACGTGCGCATTAGCCTCATTGCTAACTGCGATCGCCTTGGCGAAGCCCTGCGGCGTATGGCGGAGGCCAACATTCGCTTTTCAAGTTTGGCGCGCTAAGGGGGTACAATGCAAAAGCATTCAGCCACTGTTTTGAATGTGTTGTATTGTTGTCAATTGCACCCTTAAACCATTCCTATGAGTATTGACCTAAGCCGCATTCCTGCCCAACCCAAGCCCGGACTCATCAATGTGTTAGTGGAAATTGCCGGGGGGAGCCGCAACAAGTACGAGTTTGACAAGGACATGAATGCCTTTGCCTTGGATCGCGTCCTCTACTCGGCGGTGAACTATCCCTACGACTACGGCTTTGTCCCCAATACCCTAGCCGATGATGGCGACCCCCTTGATGGCCTGGTGATGATGGATGAGCCAACGTTTCCCGGCTGTGTGATTGCTGCCCGTCCGATTGGGATGTTAGAGATGATTGACAGTGGCGATCGCGACGAAAAAATTCTCTGTGTGCCCGCCGCCGACCCCCGCTATGCGGAGGTGAAGTCCCTCAAGGATGTGGCTCCTCACCGCCTCGAAGAAATTGCTGAATTCTTCCGCACCTACAAAAACCTGCAAAAGAAAGTCACAGAAATTCTTGGCTGGCAGGATGTGGAGGCCGTACAGCCCCTCGTGGAAAAGTGCATTAACGCCTATAAGGGCTAGTGGCGCACCAGCACCCGTTCTAAAAAGAGGCGGGTGCGCTCCTGCTGTGGGTGGCGAAATAGCTGTTGGGGTGGCCCTTCTTCGATAATTTGACCCTCGGCCAAAAAGACCACCCGACAAGATACTTCCCGCGCAAACTGCATCTCGTGGGTGACCACCACCATGGTCATGGCCTCCTCGGCAAGCTGCCGCATCACCGCCAAGACATCCCCCACCAGTTCCGGGTCAAGGGCAGAGGTGGGTTCATCAAACAGTAAAATTTGCGGCTGCATGGCCAGCGCCCGAGCGATCGCCACCCGCTGTTTTTGCCCCCCCGAGAGTTGATTGGGGTAAACATCCCGTTTTTCGGCTAGCCCCACCTTGGCCAGCAAGCTCTCTGCCATATCGATCGCCAAGCGCTTCGGCAGTTTGCGCACCAGAATCGGGGCTTCGATAATGTTTTGCAGCACCGTCATGTGGGGAAACAAATTAAAGCTTTGGAAGACCATACCCACATCGCGGCGAATCACCTTTAGCTGTTGTGGCGTTGCCACCGGGGGTAAGCGGTGCCCCAAAATAACAATGTCGCCCGCTTGGTAGGGTTCAAGACCATTCA harbors:
- a CDS encoding iron-containing alcohol dehydrogenase, producing MPVTAADLLPLCVAPTHVYRGWFILTQCGEAIARLGRHPLLVVSPSRYPSLESDLGAIAQAHALQVAVGSFRGECSEATLAQLRQEALAHQSDLIMGIGGGKALDTAKLLADQLELPVVTIPTTAATCAAWTALANIYTEAGAFAYDVPLRRCPDLLILDYGVVQTAPKRTLVAGIGDALAKWYEASVSSGHRQETLIVAVVQQARVLRDLLFQQSVAALNEVGSAVWQNVVDATTLMAGMMGGLGGAQCRTVAAHAIHNGLTHVPQSKGTLHGEKVAYGILVQLRLEELVQGSQLAASARQQLCQFYEQVGLPLNLAQLGLQQASLGQLQQAATVACAPNSDIHYLPFAVTPELVLEAMVSTQVGYTPKAMDGSAC
- a CDS encoding aspartate aminotransferase — protein: MALDWIAPADRLGALPPYVFARLDELKLQARQQGLDLIDLGMGNPDGSAPRPVIEAAIAAFEEPSYHGYPPFEGTAVFRQAITRWYYRRYNVSLDADGEALPLLGSKEGLTHLALAYVNPGDVVLVPSPAYPAHFRGPAIAGASIYPLILKPEKQWLIDVSEIPTEVARQAKVLYFNYPSNPTAATAPRSFFEEIVAFAREYQILLVHDLCYAELAFDGYQPTSLLEIEGAKEIGVEFHTLSKTYNMAGWRVGFVVGNRHIIQGLRTLKTNLDYGVFSVLQKAAEVALSLPDSYLASVCDRYRQRRDFLIQGLGELGWQIPPTKATMYLWVPTPPGLGSTDFALKLLQETGVVVTPGNAFGEGGEGYVRISLIANCDRLGEALRRMAEANIRFSSLAR
- a CDS encoding inorganic diphosphatase encodes the protein MSIDLSRIPAQPKPGLINVLVEIAGGSRNKYEFDKDMNAFALDRVLYSAVNYPYDYGFVPNTLADDGDPLDGLVMMDEPTFPGCVIAARPIGMLEMIDSGDRDEKILCVPAADPRYAEVKSLKDVAPHRLEEIAEFFRTYKNLQKKVTEILGWQDVEAVQPLVEKCINAYKG
- a CDS encoding amino acid ABC transporter ATP-binding protein, giving the protein MNGLGAAPEIVIETRNLNKYFGDRHVLKNIDFRVAKQEVVALIGPSGSGKSTLLRCLNGLEPYQAGDIVILGHRLPPVATPQQLKVIRRDVGMVFQSFNLFPHMTVLQNIIEAPILVRKLPKRLAIDMAESLLAKVGLAEKRDVYPNQLSGGQKQRVAIARALAMQPQILLFDEPTSALDPELVGDVLAVMRQLAEEAMTMVVVTHEMQFAREVSCRVVFLAEGQIIEEGPPQQLFRHPQQERTRLFLERVLVRH